AATCCATGACCTCGGCCAACCTGGCCGCGGCCGTGGCCCGTGCCGGGCGACAGGTCATCCTGGTGGATGCCGACCTGCACCGCCCTCGGCTGCATCGCGTGTTCAATCTCACCAACAACGTGGGTGTGACCAGCGCCCTGCTGGCCGATCACCCCTCTGTCGAAGGTTTGCTGCAAGAGACCCAGATTCCCGGGTTGCGCGTTTTGACGGCCGGCCCGCTACCGCCCAATCCGGCGGAATTGCTGGGATCATCACGCATGAAGGACCTGATCGCCGCCTTGAATGCACATGCCGACATGGTTATTCTGGACACGCCGCCGGTGGTTGCCCTGGCCGACGCCGCCATCCTCTCGACCCACACCGACGGCGTGCTGTTGGTTCTGGATGCGGCGCACACGCGACGCGAGGTGGCGCGGCGTGCCCTGGCCAGCCTGGGACAGGTCAAAGCACGGGTCATCGGCGTGCTGCTCAACCGCGTACCCACCCGTGGGGCCGGCTACTACTACTACAACTATTACTACTATGGCCGCTACACCAACGGTCGCGATGGCGACAGTGCGGGACAGAGTGGGCGCCGGCGTAATCGGCGCCGCTTTGGCCGCGGGCGGGCGGCAGCGCCCGTGAGCACGTCATCAGCCTCACGTTCAGCGTCACAGCCCTGAGGGTTCGTAGGAGCAACATCTCTGGCCCGGGAGTCAGTAGGGGCGCACCCTTGCGGTCGCCCACGCGGGCAGGCGCAAGGCCATGCCCCTACCCCGGATTATTGAAAAGATACCCGCAAAACGACCAGCGATGCGCGCATCCATCTGCAGCATGAAGATGCCCCCTATCGGATGTAATATGGATTGAAAGGTGCTTTGGCTATCATCGTGCAACGCCCAGCAGTTGGGAGCAAACCTTGAAACGGTAAAGAAACCAACAAACATGGGTGAGTTGATGGACCTGGTGACGCAGAATTCGGCTTCTCATCACCAGTGAGCGTGAAGAACCAGGGTGAGCGAGACGACGCCCAACGCGATGCCGTCCCCAAACTGGCCGCTGCTGCCTCACCCATAAACTGACAGACGGGAGGAAATGAGACAATGAAAGTGCGCATGACAGAGTTACGTGGTATTACGACTGACCTGCATAGCAGCCTGCGTGAGCATGGAATGAAGGATAGTGACCAACTGCTGGATGTTGGTCGTACGCTGGTCGGCCGCAAGGAATTGGCCAGCAAGACCGGTGCGGATCCCAAGTATATTTTGGAATTGGTGAATCGCGCGGACCTGGCTCGTATCCGGGGTATTGGCTCTGCCTACTCCAATTTGCTCGAAGAGGCTGGTGTGGACACCGTCAAAGAACTGGCTACTCGTCGAGCAGACAACCTGTTTGCCAAGCTGCTGGAAGTGAACGCGGCCAAGAAATTGGTGGGTCGCACTCCCACCCAGCAGATGGTACAGGACTGGGTCAACCAGGCTAAGGAACTGCCCAAGTTCGTCGAGTATTGAGCATTTACCGACCTGAGACAACGTCGAGCGAGCCGCTTCATCAACCTAAAGAGCGAGGCGCACCCAAATCGGTGCGCCTCGCTTTTTATTTTGGTCGCGTTCCAGGCTCAATAGGCGTTGTTGTTGCGACGCGCGGCATTGAGAACCGTCTGGATCATGATCTTGAAGTCCAACGCCAGTGACCAATTTTCGATATACCAGACGTCGTACTTGGTGCGCTCCACCACGGACGTATCCCCGCGCAGGCCGTTGACTTGCGCCCAACCGGTGAGGCCGGCCTTCTCACGGTGGCGGTCCATGTAGCGCGGGATGCGCTGACGGAACTGCTCCACATACACCGGCCGCTCCGGTCGTGGACCAACCAGGCTCATGTCGCCGACCAGGACATTGATGAACTGCGGCAGCTCATCGAGCGAGATGCGCCGGATGATCGCCCCAAAGCGGGTGCGGCGCGGGTCGTTCTTCACCGTCCACCCTGGGCCATTGGTCTCGGCATCGGCGCGCATGGAGCGGAACTTGAGCATGGGGAACGGTTTGGCATCCAGGCCCATGCGCTCCTGCACATAGAACACCGGGCCGGGCGATTCCAGCTTGATGAGCAGAGCGGTCAACATCATCACGGGCGAAATAAAGAGCAACGTCAAGCTGGCGCCGACAACGTCAACCGTGCGTTTGAGCGCCAATTTCCAACCGCGCAGCGCCACATCGCGCACGGTCAAGAGCGGCAGGCCACCAAAGTCGCTGATACTGACCTCATTGGCCATGATCTGGAAGACATCGGGGAAGACCCGGATACTCACTTTTTCGCGCTCACACATCGAGACAATGCCCAGGATTTCCTGATGACTGGCTTCGGGCAACGCCACAATCACCTCATCCACGCGATAGTCTTCGATGATCTGTGGAATGTCGGCCGGTGTGCCCAACAGCGGCACTGCCTCCACGGGCGCGGCGCTGACGTTGGAATCCACCACGCCGACGATGTGATAGCCCAGGTTGGGCGTGTGTAGAATCTTTTGCAGGATCATGCGCCCCGCATCCCCGGTTCCGATCAGGAGGACCCGGCCTTGACCGATGCCACGCGCCTGCAATAGGCGCAGGGCGCGTGTCACCAGGATGCGGCCCAGGGTGACGAGGAGCAGGGTCAAAGCCCACAGATAGATCATCATCCAGCGATGGTAGTCAATCTGATCGCGGAAGAGGAGCGAGGTAAACGCGACGCTCATCAGCGTCGCAATGGAAACGGCGCCAAAGAGGGTGTAGAATTCGTCCAGGTAAGGCGCGTTGTGACGCCGGTAGTAGAGCCGCTGCATGAGAAAAACGATCAGGATGCTGGCGATTTGCAGTGGCAGGATGGGCAGATAGTTGACTACGGGGCCGACGCTATCCCCCGCGATGGCCATGCGCAGACGGTGGGCCAACAAGAAGGCCACTATGGTCATTAAGGTGTCCATGGTGATCATCACCACGACCAGCGTGAACTGTGAACGCTTCATTGTGTTCCTGATGCTCCCAACGTTCCTGATGCTCCTAGCGCTCCCACCTGTTATGCTCCTGCCTGTTCCGACGTGCGGGCCGCGTGTGGGCGACGTTGGCGCCAGGCCTTGAATCTGCGTCCGGCCATAGCCAGGGCGCCACGCAGCGTTATTCCCCCGAGCACCAGGATATGTATGGGCCAGGCGGTCTGCGCCGCATAGTGCTTGCGGTAGAAGATGGCCATGGCGCGATAAAATTCATGGCGTGCCTTGTCGCTGTGTTGGCTGGCTGCTTCTTTATAGTGCAGGACGGTCACCGCCGGATTGTACCACACCTTCCAACCCGCCTCTTTGATCCGAAAGGCCCAGTCAAGGTCCTCGCCATACATGAAAAACGTTTCGTCCAGCAGGCCCACCTGGGCGATCGCCGCGCCGCGCACCAGCATGAACGCGCCCACGACAGAATCAAGCTCGGTGACGACATCGGGGCTGAGGTAGGTCAGGTTGTAGCGGCCAAAGTGCGGGCTGCGAGGGAAGAGTTTGCTGAGGCCCACCATGCGATAGAACGAAACGGCCGGTGTGGGGAACGAGCGCCGGCAGGCCAGGTCAAGGCTGCCATCCGGCCGCAGGAGTTTTGGCCCGGCCACGCCACAGTCAGGCCGCGCCTCGCAAAAGGCCAGCATGTCAGCCAGCGCAGTTGGCGGGACGATGGTGTCAGGGTTGAGCAGAAGAGCAAAGCGTGGCGCCATGCTGACGCCGTCGGTTGCCTGGTCATGAAACCCCAGGTGACGCAGGCCGACGTTGTTGCCGTAGGGATAGCCGCCATTCACCGGGCTGGCGATCAGATCAACCTGCGGGAACTCGCGGCGCACCATGTCCACACTGCCATCCGCTGACGCGTTGTCAACCACGCACACCCGGTATGAAGTATCGCCCTCGCTGGCAAAGACGGAGTTCAGGCAGTCACGTAGCAGCGCGCATGTATTGTAGTTGACGATGATGATGGCTAAATCGAGCATGGTTCCTCGTGCGACTCGAATTCTAGCACGACGCGTGAGGGCGGTCAAAACCGGCGATCGTGACGCCAGCGGACGCCAACGGGATAACCGATCATTTTGGCCACATCACCCACAATCCGAATCACCGGCACAAGTGCCAGCGTCAGCAGACGCTGCGGCCATGTGAGCGGTTCCCACGCGACGCGCAGGCGCTGCCAGGGGCGGCGGTGATAGGCCACAAAGCCGAGCAGCAGGCCCAACCAGCCGGCGCCGCGCGCGGTGCGTCCCCACAGGGCATGGCCGAGCAGGGCCGGCAGCGCGATCAGGTAGGTGGCGTAGCGGATGGCATGGCGCCGGCGCCAAAGGTCGGCCTTGCCATCCCCGCGGGCATAGCGGTAGTACTGCCTGAAGAAAGCCGTCAAGGTGCTGCGTGGCCGAAAGTGCGCCACGGCCTGCGGCGCCCAGGCAAAGGGGCCAGCCACCTCACGCAGGCGAAAGTCGAAAATCAGGTCCTCGCAGTAGTCCAGCCATTCAGGATAACCGCCGGCTCGCTGCCAGGCTGCCCGCGTGAACGCGACCGAACGGCTGGAAGGCAGGAAGGTGGACGGGGCGATGTCGGTCAGCGCAGGAAGGACGGTGGCGCCCAGGGCAATTTCGAAGGGTGTCGTGGCGTCGGGTTGGAAAAAACCGGCCACCACCTCCACGGGCGCTCCATCTGCGGCGCCAGGTTGGGCAAAGGGAGCCAGGAGGGCGGCCAGCCAGCCCGCTTCCAGCCAGACCCCGGCATCGGTGGAGGCGATGATCTCATGGCGGGCCGCGGCAATGGCACGGTTGCGCCCCTGGCTGATGTTGCAGCCCGGCTCCACCAGGATGCGCAGCGGCAGGCGATCCTGGTAGGCGCGCAGAATGGCGACGGTGTTGTCCTGCGAACCGCCGTCCACGATGATGATTTCATCGGCCGGATGGGTTTGCGCCAGGAGACTGTCGAGCAAGCGGCGAACCGCGTCGCCTTCGTTGAGCACGGTGGCAATGACGCTGACGAGTTGTTGGGTCACAAAGGTGTCCAGGAAATCAAAGAGGCCAGATGCCCGTCCCCTCGCGGTGGCGGCGGGAATGGCGATCTGACCTCTGTTGCGCATTGACGATGCTGTCCTGGCTCGGTCAGGAGATCGGCCAGGACAGGTGTTGGAACAGGTTGTTAGCGCAGCGCGAGTTCCGTCTTGGGATTGAAGAAATGCGCGTTGTCCATGTTGAAGACAACGTCAATCTTATCACCGGCCACGGTATGGGTGCGCGGGTCCACGCGGGCGACGAATTGCTTCTTGCCTGAGAGCAGGTAAAGGAAAATTTCGTTGCCCATCAGTTCGGTAACATCCACATCGGCCTGCAGCGGCGCCGGGCTGATATCCTGCGGCTGATAGCCGCGGGCGTGAATGTCCTCCGGGCGGATGCCGAAGATCACCTGTTGGCCTTTATGCTTGCGCATGTCTTCGCCGCGAGTGCCTGGAATATCCAGGCGGAAGGTGCCGCCATCCACGACCATCTTACCATCGGTTTCCACCAGCGTGGTCTCGAAGAAGTTCATGGAGGGGCTGCCGATGAAGCCGGCCACGAAGACATTGGCCGGTCGGTCGTACAGGTTCTGCGGTGAGTCAATCTGCAGCAGCAGCCCATCCTTCATGACCGCGATGCGGCTGGCCATCGTCATGGCCTCGACCTGGTCGTGGGTTACATAGATGAAGGTGGTGCCCAACTGGCGATGCAGCTTGCTGATCTGGGCACGGGTTTGCACGCGCAGCTTGGCATCCAGGTTGGAGAGCGGCTCATCGAAGAGGAAGACCTTTGGCTCACGCACGATGGCGCGACCAACGGCCACACGCTGACGCTGACCGCCGGAGAGTTGCTTGGGTTTGCGGTCGAGCAGTTGCAGAATGCCCAGGATGTCTGCCGCGTTCTTGACACGCTTGTCAATTTCGGTCTTGGGCATCTTGCGCAGTTTGAGGCCAAAGGCCATATTGTCGTAGACGCTCATGTGGGGATAGAGCGCGTAGCTCTGGAACACCATCGCGATGTCGCGGTCTTTGGGTGGCACATCGTTGACGACGCGCTCACCGATCTTGATCGTGCCATCGCTGATCTCTTCCAGACCGGCGAGCAGGCGCAATGAGGTTGTCTTGCCACAGCCCGAAGGGCCAACGAAGACGAGGAATTCCTTGTCTTCGACGCTGATGCTCAGGTCGTTGACCGCGGTGACATCACCCCATCGTTTGTAAACATGTTCGAACGTTACACTAGCCATTGAAATGCAGCTCCTTGCGAATTGAGATTGAGTTGCGAATTGTGGTGCGGACGTCAGACAGAACTATGCGGTCGCCACTGCCGGAGACATCCGTTGCCGATGCTGCTCGGATGCGCGGCGCAAAAATAATCAGGCTGCAACAACGGGCCAGAGGGTGAAGGCTAGAAATCACCGTGGTTTCCGTGTTTCCTGGCAGGGCAGGGCTAAGAGCCAAAACCGTTCCAACGTCCTTACCGGTTAGGTACGAGAGTCAGATGATGAGAATCTTCCTGGGGCGCCTCCTATCTGTTGGAAAAGCATTGCAGCACAGGGGGAACTGCAAGAAGTATACCACATTATTCTGAGTTGGCAAGCCAACAACTTTGACATCCTGCTCAAATCTGCGATAATGACGACTATTGCCTGGGAAAAAATCTGTCGAAGGAATCGCCATGTCACGCCGTTTTGTCGGCTCTGTGCAGCCGGCGCCTCAATCAGCACAACTTAGCCTGCCGCCGCCGATCGTCATTCACACCACAGCCCAACTCGATACCTTGCTGCCACAGCTATTGGCTGCCGAGGCGGTGGCGGTTGACACCGAGGCCAACAGCCTCTTCGCTTATTTTCATAAGGTGTGCTTGATTCAACTGTCGGTGCGGCAGCCACAGGGGATCAATGGGCATGACATCGGCGATTATATCATTGACCCGCTCGCCATCGAGTTAGATCTGCGCCCGCTCGCGGCGCTGTTTGCGGCCCCGCAGGTGTTGAAGATTTTTCACGCCGCGGAGAACGATGTTCTCATGCTGAAGCGTGATTATGGGTTTGCGTTCGTCAATATCTTCGACACCTTATGGGCCGCCCGCATCCTCGGCTGGCCCGAAGTGGGGCTGGGCGCTATCCTGGAAAAACAGTTCGACGTGATCATGGACAAGCGCATGCAGCGCGCCAACTGGGGCAAGCGTCCCCTGACGCGTGCCCAATTGGCCTATGCGCGCCTGGACACCCACTACCTGCTCGATCTGCGCGTGCGCCTGGCGCAGGAATTGAGCCAGCGCGGGCGCCTGGCCGAAGCACAGGATGCCTTTGCCAGCGTCACCTCTATCGAATATGTGCATCGTCCTTTCGATCCTGACGGCTTTTGGCGGCTGCGCGATGCGCGTAGTTTGGACGGCGGCCGGCTGGCGGCCCTGCGCGTGGCCTACCTGTGGCGTGAGGAGAAGGCGCGCATGCTCGATCAGCCACCATTCAAGGTGCTGTCCGACCAGACGCTGATCAACCTGGCCGAACGCCTGCCCGCCTCACTCAACGAACTGTTGACGATGTCCGGCTTCAACGAAGGCTTCATGCGCCGTTTTGGCGCCGACCTGGTGCAGGCCATGCAGAAGGCTGCGGCCGGCCCCGCGCCGGTGGCGCCCAAGCGTGCCCATCAGCACCTGGTGCGGCCAGACGAAAGCGCCGCCGCCCGCTACGAGGCGTTGCGCGCCTGGCGCACCGCACGCGCAGCCGCGCGTGGCGTGGATGCCGATGTGGTCATGACCAACGAGATGCTGATGGTGATTGCCCGCCATGCCCCGACTACCCTGGCCGACCTGGCCGCGTGTGACGGTTTTGGTCCCGCCAAACAAGATCTGTACGGACCTGAAATTCTGACCGTGCTCAGCCATGTGCCCTGAGCCCCCTCACGCTCGACATCCGTCGCTGAACGAGACCGCTATACTGCAAGTGGGCACGAATTGCGCCTGTTTCCTTAGGCGGAAAAGTGAAGTCTATTCCCGCTTGCAGCATAGTATCAAGAAGGATTCCCAATGCGAGTGACATTCCACGGCGCCGCGCAAACGGTGACCGGTTCTATGCATCTGATCGAAGTCAATGGCCAACGTTTGCTGTTGGACTGCGGACTTTACCAGGGCGCGCGCGCCGAAACTTACGCGCGCAACCTGCATTTTCCCTTCGACCCAGCCACGATTGACGCCGTCATCTTGTCGCATGCGCACATTGACCATGCCGGCAACCTGCCCAACCTGGTCAAGCAGGGTTTTCGCGGCGCAATCTGGGCCACGCCTGCGACGCGCGACCTGTCTGTTTCCATGCTGCAAGACAGCGGCCACATTCAGGAGAGCGACGTGGAGTTTGTCAATAAACGTCGCGCCCGCGAGGGGCAACCGCCGGTGGAACCGCTCTACACACGCGCCGACGCCCTGGCCACCCTCAAGTATTTCATGACGGCCGATTACGAGCGCCCAACCCAGCTGTTACCCGGCGTCATCTTCACATTCTTCGACGCCGGGCACATCCTTGGCTCGGCCATGGTGCAGTTGGACTGCCAGGAAGCCGGCCGCACCTCGCGCCTGGTCTTCTCCGGCGACCTCGGCCGCAAGGGCCTCGCCATTTTGCGTGATCCCGCGCGGCTGACGACGGCTGACTATGTGATTATGGAAAGCACGTACGGCGACCGTCTGCACGAAACGCCGGTCGAGGCCCAGGACCACCTGGCTACCATTATCAAGCAGACGTTTCGGCGGCGCGGCAAGATCATCGTGCCCGCGTTTGCCGTGGGCCGCACGCAGGAACTGCTCTATGCGCTCTACGCACTGACCGAAGAGGCTGAGATTCCCAATCTGCCGGTGTACATTGACAGCCCGCTGGCTACGAACATCACGGAGGTCTTCCGGTTGCACCCGGAGTGCTACGACGCCGAGACGCGGCAATTGCTCGATCAGGCCGAGGGGCGCGGCGGCCCCTTTGGCTTCAAGAACCTGCACTACGTACGTGAGGTCAAGGACTCCAAGGCGCTCAATTTCCTGCGTGAATCGGCCATCATCATCAGCGCGTCGGGCATGGCAGAAACGGGCCGCATCCTGCACCATTTGCGCAACAACATCGGCGACCCCAACAGCACCATTCTCTTTGTGGGTTTTCAGGCTGAGAACACCCTCGGCCGGCGCCTGTTGGATGGCGTCTCGCCGGTGCGCATTTTTGGCGAGGCCCACACGGTGCGCGCCACCATCGAACGTGTCGAGGGCTTCAGTGCGCATGGCGACCGGCGTGATCTGCTGGAGTGGGTTGGCCGCATGGAACGGCCGCGCCTGCGCCAGGTCTTCCTCGTGCATGGTGAACCGGAGTCGGCCAATGCCCTGGCCGATGGCATCCGCCAACTGGGTATCGCCAACGTCGCTGTGCCGGCCTTGCACGAAGGCTTCGAGCTGACATGATGTGCATGGTTGACCGGGGGGGCGGCGCGGGGGGCCTGGAACCGGCGTTGGCTGTCCTGCGTTACACCGGCGGGCGTATGCCTGCTTTTCCCCTGGTTTACCTGACTGACTTGATCGAACTATGACAAATCGCACGCAACAAATCATCCTTTGGCGCCAGAAACGGCGCCGCCATGACCGCCAGCGACCGCACCCCTGGCGCTGGTTGTTCCAATTCAGCCTGAGCGGGCTGGCTATCTTCTTCCTGATCTTTGGCGGCGGCGCTCTGACCGCCACCGCCGCCGCGGCCGGCGTCTATGTGTACTTTGCGCAGAACTTGCCGGACGCGGCGGCCATCGAGACCGAGCAGGAAGACTTTGCCACGGTCAAGATCTTTGACCGCACGGGCCAGCATCTGCTGTACGAGTCCATTGACCCACGGCCCTTTCGTGGCGACCGCACCTACCTGCCGCTCAATGAGATGTCGCCCTGGCTGGCGAAAGCCACGATTGCCCTGGAGGATCGCAGCTTTTAT
The sequence above is drawn from the Candidatus Amarolinea dominans genome and encodes:
- a CDS encoding DUF4332 domain-containing protein, with amino-acid sequence MKVRMTELRGITTDLHSSLREHGMKDSDQLLDVGRTLVGRKELASKTGADPKYILELVNRADLARIRGIGSAYSNLLEEAGVDTVKELATRRADNLFAKLLEVNAAKKLVGRTPTQQMVQDWVNQAKELPKFVEY
- a CDS encoding undecaprenyl-phosphate glucose phosphotransferase — translated: MKRSQFTLVVVMITMDTLMTIVAFLLAHRLRMAIAGDSVGPVVNYLPILPLQIASILIVFLMQRLYYRRHNAPYLDEFYTLFGAVSIATLMSVAFTSLLFRDQIDYHRWMMIYLWALTLLLVTLGRILVTRALRLLQARGIGQGRVLLIGTGDAGRMILQKILHTPNLGYHIVGVVDSNVSAAPVEAVPLLGTPADIPQIIEDYRVDEVIVALPEASHQEILGIVSMCEREKVSIRVFPDVFQIMANEVSISDFGGLPLLTVRDVALRGWKLALKRTVDVVGASLTLLFISPVMMLTALLIKLESPGPVFYVQERMGLDAKPFPMLKFRSMRADAETNGPGWTVKNDPRRTRFGAIIRRISLDELPQFINVLVGDMSLVGPRPERPVYVEQFRQRIPRYMDRHREKAGLTGWAQVNGLRGDTSVVERTKYDVWYIENWSLALDFKIMIQTVLNAARRNNNAY
- a CDS encoding glycosyltransferase family 2 protein; the encoded protein is MLDLAIIIVNYNTCALLRDCLNSVFASEGDTSYRVCVVDNASADGSVDMVRREFPQVDLIASPVNGGYPYGNNVGLRHLGFHDQATDGVSMAPRFALLLNPDTIVPPTALADMLAFCEARPDCGVAGPKLLRPDGSLDLACRRSFPTPAVSFYRMVGLSKLFPRSPHFGRYNLTYLSPDVVTELDSVVGAFMLVRGAAIAQVGLLDETFFMYGEDLDWAFRIKEAGWKVWYNPAVTVLHYKEAASQHSDKARHEFYRAMAIFYRKHYAAQTAWPIHILVLGGITLRGALAMAGRRFKAWRQRRPHAARTSEQAGA
- a CDS encoding glycosyltransferase; this translates as MRNRGQIAIPAATARGRASGLFDFLDTFVTQQLVSVIATVLNEGDAVRRLLDSLLAQTHPADEIIIVDGGSQDNTVAILRAYQDRLPLRILVEPGCNISQGRNRAIAAARHEIIASTDAGVWLEAGWLAALLAPFAQPGAADGAPVEVVAGFFQPDATTPFEIALGATVLPALTDIAPSTFLPSSRSVAFTRAAWQRAGGYPEWLDYCEDLIFDFRLREVAGPFAWAPQAVAHFRPRSTLTAFFRQYYRYARGDGKADLWRRRHAIRYATYLIALPALLGHALWGRTARGAGWLGLLLGFVAYHRRPWQRLRVAWEPLTWPQRLLTLALVPVIRIVGDVAKMIGYPVGVRWRHDRRF
- the ugpC gene encoding sn-glycerol-3-phosphate ABC transporter ATP-binding protein UgpC, encoding MASVTFEHVYKRWGDVTAVNDLSISVEDKEFLVFVGPSGCGKTTSLRLLAGLEEISDGTIKIGERVVNDVPPKDRDIAMVFQSYALYPHMSVYDNMAFGLKLRKMPKTEIDKRVKNAADILGILQLLDRKPKQLSGGQRQRVAVGRAIVREPKVFLFDEPLSNLDAKLRVQTRAQISKLHRQLGTTFIYVTHDQVEAMTMASRIAVMKDGLLLQIDSPQNLYDRPANVFVAGFIGSPSMNFFETTLVETDGKMVVDGGTFRLDIPGTRGEDMRKHKGQQVIFGIRPEDIHARGYQPQDISPAPLQADVDVTELMGNEIFLYLLSGKKQFVARVDPRTHTVAGDKIDVVFNMDNAHFFNPKTELALR
- a CDS encoding ribonuclease D; its protein translation is MSRRFVGSVQPAPQSAQLSLPPPIVIHTTAQLDTLLPQLLAAEAVAVDTEANSLFAYFHKVCLIQLSVRQPQGINGHDIGDYIIDPLAIELDLRPLAALFAAPQVLKIFHAAENDVLMLKRDYGFAFVNIFDTLWAARILGWPEVGLGAILEKQFDVIMDKRMQRANWGKRPLTRAQLAYARLDTHYLLDLRVRLAQELSQRGRLAEAQDAFASVTSIEYVHRPFDPDGFWRLRDARSLDGGRLAALRVAYLWREEKARMLDQPPFKVLSDQTLINLAERLPASLNELLTMSGFNEGFMRRFGADLVQAMQKAAAGPAPVAPKRAHQHLVRPDESAAARYEALRAWRTARAAARGVDADVVMTNEMLMVIARHAPTTLADLAACDGFGPAKQDLYGPEILTVLSHVP
- a CDS encoding MBL fold metallo-hydrolase, producing the protein MRVTFHGAAQTVTGSMHLIEVNGQRLLLDCGLYQGARAETYARNLHFPFDPATIDAVILSHAHIDHAGNLPNLVKQGFRGAIWATPATRDLSVSMLQDSGHIQESDVEFVNKRRAREGQPPVEPLYTRADALATLKYFMTADYERPTQLLPGVIFTFFDAGHILGSAMVQLDCQEAGRTSRLVFSGDLGRKGLAILRDPARLTTADYVIMESTYGDRLHETPVEAQDHLATIIKQTFRRRGKIIVPAFAVGRTQELLYALYALTEEAEIPNLPVYIDSPLATNITEVFRLHPECYDAETRQLLDQAEGRGGPFGFKNLHYVREVKDSKALNFLRESAIIISASGMAETGRILHHLRNNIGDPNSTILFVGFQAENTLGRRLLDGVSPVRIFGEAHTVRATIERVEGFSAHGDRRDLLEWVGRMERPRLRQVFLVHGEPESANALADGIRQLGIANVAVPALHEGFELT